The Dromaius novaehollandiae isolate bDroNov1 chromosome 38, bDroNov1.hap1, whole genome shotgun sequence genome has a window encoding:
- the ATP4A gene encoding potassium-transporting ATPase alpha chain 1, whose protein sequence is MGKEESYELGPRGRAPPPAKAAKSRGRRKKERLEDMKREMDVDDHKLELGDLEAKYSTSLTRGLGPGAAAERLLRDGPNELRPPRGTPECLKFARQLAGGLQCLMWVAAAICLVAFGIQRGQGDLTSADDLYLAIALIAVVVVTGCFGYYQEFKSTNIIASFKNLVPQQATVIREGDKFQIDANQLVVGDVVEIKGGDRVPADIRILSAQGCKVDNSSLTGESEPQTRSPECTHESPLETRNIAFFSTMCLEGTATGLVINTGDRTIIGRIASLASGVENEKTPIAIEIEHFVDIIAGLAIFFGGTFFVVAMVIGYPFLRAMVFFMAIVVAYVPEGLLATVTVCLSLTAKRLARKNCVVKNLEAVETLGSTSVICSDKTGTLTQNRMTVAHLWFDNQIHTADTTEDQSGQSFDQSSETWRALSRIITLCNRAVFKPGQDNVPVTKREVIGDASETALLKFAEATVGGVTEQRSRYPKVCEVPFTSANKFQVSVHEAGERLLLVLKGAPERVLERCRSVMLKGQELPLDQQWREAFESAYAELGGRGERVLGFCQGWLEGPGEGLSAEQLPGEGLCFTGLVAMIDPPRASVPAAVRKCRTAGIRVIMVTGDHPITARAIAGAVGIISEGSETPEDLAARLRLPLEQVDYRQARARVLTGAQLQELEPSALVEALRSHPEMVFARTSPQQKLVIVESCQRLGAIVAVTGDGVNDSPALKKADIGVAMGIAGSDAAKNAADMILLDDNFASIVTGVEQGRLIFDNLKKSIAYTLTKNIPELTPYLVYITASVPLPLGCITILFIELCTDIFPSVSLAYERAESDIMHLKPRNPRRDRLVNEPLAAYSYFQIGAMQSFAGFVDYFVALAQEGWWPALVLGLRPRWEDTREQELQDSYGQQWTFGQRLRQQYTCYTVFFISIEMCQIADVLIRKTRRLSLLQQGLLRNHILVIAIVFQVSIGCFLCYCPGMPNIFNFMPIRFQWWLVPMPFGVLILLYDEVRKLGVRRHPGSWWDRELYY, encoded by the exons GAGAGCTACGAgctggggccccggggccgggccccccccccggcgaaGGCGGCCAAGAGCCGGGGGCGGCGCAAGAAGGAGCGGCTGGAGGACATGAAGCGGGAGATGGACGTG GATGACCACAAGCTGGAGCTGGGCGACCTGGAGGCGAAGTACAGCACCAGCCTCACCCGG ggcctgggcccgggggcggcggcggagcggctgCTGCGGGACGGCCCCAACGAgctgcgccccccccgcgggaCCCCCGAGTGCCTCAAGTTCGCCCGGCAGCtggcgggggggctccagtgcctCATGTGGGTGGCGGCCGCCATCTGCCTGGTGGCCTTCGGCATCCAGCGGGGCCAGGGCGACCTCACCAGCGCCGACGAC CTGTACCTGGCCATCGCCCTCATCGCCGTCGTCGTCGTCACCGGCTGCTTCGGCTACTACCAGGAGTTCAAGAGCACCAACATCATCGCCAGCTTCAAGAACCTCGTGCCCCAG CAAGCCACGGTGATCCGGGAAGGCGACAAGTTCCAGATCGACGCCAACCAGCTGGTGGTGGGCGACGTGGTGGAGATCAAGGGGGGCGACCGGGTCCCCGCCGACATCCGCATCCTCAGCGCCCAGGGCTGCAAg GTCGATAACTCGTCGCTGACGGGGGAGTCGGAGCCGCAGACGCGGTCGCCCGAGTGCACCCACGAGTCGCCCCTGGAGACCCGCAACATCGCCTTCTTCTCCACCATGTGCCTCGaag GCACGGCCACGGGGCTGGTGATCAACACGGGCGACCGGACCATCATCGGGCGCATCGCCAGCCTGGCCTCGGGCGTGGAGAACGAGAAGACGCCCATCGCCATCGAGATCGAGCACTTCGTCGACATCATCGCCGGCCTCGCCATCTTCTTCGGCGGCACCTTCTTCGTGGTGGCCATGGTCATCGGCTACCCCTTCCTCCGCGCCATGGTCTTCTTCATGGCCATCGTGGTGGCCTACGTACCCGAGGGGCTGCTGGCCACCGTCACG gtgtgcCTGTCGCTGACGGCGAAGCGGCTGGCGCGGAAGAACTGCGTGGTGAAGAACCTGGAGGCGGTGGAGACGCTGGGCTCCACCTCGGTGATCTGCTCGGACAAGACGGGCACCCTCACCCAGAACCGCATGACCGTGGCCCACCTCTGGTTCGACAACCAGATCCACACGGCCGACACCACCGAGGACCAGTCCg ggcagagcTTCGACCAGTCGTCGGAGACGTGgcgggccctgagccgcatcatCACCCTCTGCAACCGCGCCGTCTTCAAGCCCGGCCAGGACAACGTCCCCGTCACCAAG CGCGAGGTCATCGGCGACGCCTCGGAGACGGCGCTGCTCAAGTTCGCGGAGGCGACGGTGGGCGGCGTCACGGAGCAGAGGAGCCGCTACCCCAAGGTCTGCGAGGTGCCGTTCACCTCCGCCAACAAGTTCCAG GTGTCGGTGCACGAGGCCGGCGAgcggctgctgctggtgctgaaaGGGGCCCCGGAGCGGGTGCTCGAGCGCTGCCGCAGCGTCATGCTCAAGGGCCAGGAGCTGCCGCTCGACCAGCAGTGGCGGGAGGCCTTCGAGAGCGCCTACGCCGAGCTCGGCGGCCGCGGCGAGCGCGTCCTCG GCTTCTGCCAGGGCTGGCTggaggggccgggggaggggCTGAGCGCGGAGCAGCTGCCGGGGGAGGGGCTCTGCTTCACCGGCCTCGTCGCCATGATCGACCCCCCCCGCGCCTCCGTCCCCGCCGCCGTCCGCAAGTGCCGCACCGCCGGCATCCGG GTGATCATGGTGACAGGTGACCACCCCATCACGGCTCGGGCCATcgccggtgccgtcggcatcatCTCGGAGGGCAGCGAAACCCCCGAGGACCTGGCGGCCCGGCTGCGCCTGCCGCTCGAGCAGGTCGACTACAG GCAGGCCCGGGCGCGGGTGCTCACCGGGgcgcagctgcaggagctggagccgTCGGCGCTGGTGGAGGCTCTGCGCAGCCACCCGGAGATGGTCTTCGCCCGCACGTCGCCCCAGCAGAAGCTGGTGATCGTGGAGAGCTGCCAGCGCCtg ggcgcCATCGTGGCGGTGACGGGTGACGGTGTCAACGACTCCCCGGCGCTGAAGAAGGCCGACATCGGGGTGGCCATGGGCATCGCCGGCTCCGACGCCGCCAAGAACGCCGCCGACATGATCCTGCTCGACGACAACTTCGCCTCCATCGTCACCGGTGTTGAGCAGG GCCGCCTGATCTTCGACAACCTGAAGAAGTCGATCGCCTACACGCTGACCAAGAACATCCCCGAGCTGACGCCCTACCTGGTCTACATCACCGCCagcgtccccctgcccctgggcTGCATCACCATCCTCTTCATCGAGCTCTGCACCGACATC TTCCCCTCGGTGTCGCTGGCCTACGAGCGGGCCGAGAGCGACATCATGCACCTGAAGCCCCGCAACCCCCGGCGCGACCGGCTGGTCAACGAGCCGCTGGCCGCCTACTCCTACTTCCAGATCg GCGCCATGCAGTCCTTCGCGGGCTTCGTGGACTACTTCGTGGCGCTGGCGCAGGAGGGCTGGTGGCCGGCGCTGGTGCTGGGGCTGCGGCCGCGCTGGGAGGACACGcgggagcaggagctgcaggacagctACGGGCAGCAGTGG ACCTTCGGGCAGCGGCTGCGGCAGCAGTACACCTGCTACACCGTCTTCTTCATCAGCATCGAGATGTGCCAGATCGCCGACGTGCTCATCCGCAAGACCCGgcgcctctccctgctgcagcaggggctgctgcg GAACCACATCCTGGTGATCGCCATCGTCTTCCAGGTCTCCATCGGCTGCTTCCTCTGCTACTGCCCCGGGATGCCCAACATCTTCAACTTCATGCCCATCCg GTTCCAGTGGTGGCTGGTGCCGATGCCCTTCGGCGTCCTCATCCTCCTCTACGACGAGGTCCGGAAGCTGGGAGTGCGGCGGCACCCGGGAA GCTGGTGGGACCGCGAGCTCTACTACTGA
- the TMEM147 gene encoding BOS complex subunit TMEM147 produces MTLFHFGNCFALAYFPYFITYKCSGLSEYCAFWRCVQAGATYLLVQLGKMLFLATFFPTWEGAAGGYDLVGEFMKATVDLADLAGLQLALGRNAGKGEYKIMVAAMGWATAELLTSRCVPLWVGARGIEFDWRYLQMGLDSNISLAQHVAAAALVWLSSRHDLPPRLRLPLGLLLALSVYKAFLLEWAGQALGLGPWAALGARAALAGALGLGALRLLVTLLPGP; encoded by the exons atgACGCTCTTCCACTTCGGCAACTGCTTCGCTCTCGCCTATTTCCCCTATTTCATCACGTACAAGTGCAGCGGCCT ctCCGAGTACTGCGCGTTCTGGCGCTGCGTCCAGGCCGGGGCCACCTACCTGCTGGTGCAGCTGGGCAAg ATGCTTTTCCTGGCCACGTTCTTCCCCACCTgggagggggcggccggcggctaCGACCTCGTGGGG GAGTTCATGAAGGCCACGGTGGACCTGGCGGACCTGGCGGGGCTGCAGCTGGCCCTGGGCCGCAACGCGGGGAAGGGCGAGTACAAGATCATGGTGGCCGCCATGGGCTGGGCCACCGCCGAGCTGCTCACGTCCAG gTGCGTGCCGCTCTGGGTGGGCGCCCGGGGCATCGAGTTCGACTGGCGCTACCTGCAGATGGGCCTCGACTCCAACATCAGCCTG GCGCAGCACGTGGCGGCGGCCGCCCTGGTCTGGCTCTCGTCCCGCCACGAcctgccgccgcggctccgcctgcccctggggctgctgctggccctcAGCGTCTACAAGGCCTTCCTGCTCGA GTGGGCggggcaggcgctggggctgggcccctgggcggcgctgggggcccgGGCGGCTCTGGCGGGGGCCCTGGGCCTGGGCGCCCTGCGCCTCCTCGTCACCCTCCTCCCGGGGCCCTGA
- the GAPDHS gene encoding glyceraldehyde-3-phosphate dehydrogenase, testis-specific, translating to MAELTVGINGFGRIGRLVLRACLQKGLKVVAINDPFIDLNYMVYMFKYDSTHGRFEGQVRAEGGKLVVDGSEIAVFQCMKPSEIPWGDAGALYVVESTGVFLSVDKASAHLQGGAKRVVVTAPSPDAPMFVMGVNEDKYDPASMTVVSNASCTTNCLAPLAKVIHDNFGIVEGLMTTVHAYTATQKTVDGPSAKAWRDGRGAHQNIIPASTGAAKAVGKVIPELNGRLTGMAFRVPVADVSVVDLTCRLAAPATYAEVKEAVRAAAAGPLAGILAYTEDQVVSSDFVGDSHSSIFDASAGIALSDNFVKLISWYDNEFGYSNRVADLLSHMFSRED from the exons atggccgagCTCACGGTCGGCATCAACGG gttcGGGCGCATCGGGCGCCTGGTGCTGCGCGCCTGCCTGCAGAAGGGCCTCAAGGTCGTGGCCATCAACGACCCCTTCATCGACCTCAACTACATG gtgtaCATGTTCAAGTACGACTCGACGCACGGGCGCTTCGAGGGGCAGGTGAGGGCCGAGGGCGGGAAGCTGGTGGTGGACGGCAGCGAGATCGCCGTCTTCCAGTG caTGAAGCCCAGCGAGATCCCGTGGGGCGACGCCGGGGCCCTCTACGTGGTGGAGTCCACCGGGGTCTTCCTCTCCGTCGACAAGGCCTCG gcccaCCTGCAGGGCGGCGCCAAGCGGGTGGTGGTGACGGCCCCCTCCCCCGACGCCCCCATGTTCGTCATGGGCGTTAACGAGGACAAGTACGACCCCGCCTCCATGACCGTCGTCAG CAACGCCTCCTGCACCACCAACTGCCTGGCGCCGCTGGCCAAGGTCATCCACGACAACTTCGGCATCGTCGAGGGGCTCATG ACCACCGTGCACGCCTACACCGCCACGCAGAAGACGGTGGACGGCCCCTCGGCCAAGGCGTGGCGCGACGGGCGCGGCGCCCACCAGAACATCATCCCCGCCTCCACCGGCGCCGCCAAGGCCGTCGGCAAGGTCATCCCCGAGCTCAACGG GCGGCTGACGGGGATGGCGTTCCGGGTGCCGGTGGCCGACGTGTCCGTCGTGGACCTCACGTGCCGCCTGGCCGCCCCGGCCACCTACGCCGAGGTGAAGGAAGCCgtgagggcggcggcggccgggcccctgGCCGGGATCCTGGCCTACACCGAGGACCAG GTGGTGTCGTCGGACTTCGTGGGCGACAGCCACTCGTCCATCTTCGACGCCAGCGCCGGCATCGCCCTCAGCGACAACTTCGTCAAGCTCATCAGCTG gtacGACAACGAGTTCGGCTACAGCAACCGGGTGGCCGATCTGCTGAGCCACATGTTCTCCCGCGAGGACTGA